Proteins encoded in a region of the Agromyces protaetiae genome:
- a CDS encoding MarR family winged helix-turn-helix transcriptional regulator has protein sequence MTAADEVDRIVEDWERERPDLDFAPLQVLSRVARLSKHLDRARKQAFARSELESWEFDVLSALRRAGTPYRLSPKSLLQQTLVSSGTMTNRIDRLVLRGLVTRQTDPRDGRGILVEMSAAGLTRVDAAITRLVDAEAELLASLPAAEQKRLAGLLRKLSLGFD, from the coding sequence ATGACCGCAGCTGACGAGGTGGACCGCATCGTCGAGGACTGGGAGCGCGAGCGTCCCGACCTCGACTTCGCACCGCTCCAGGTGCTGTCGCGCGTCGCGCGGCTGTCGAAGCATCTCGACCGCGCGCGCAAGCAGGCGTTCGCGCGATCCGAGCTCGAGTCGTGGGAGTTCGACGTGCTCTCGGCGCTGCGCCGGGCAGGGACGCCGTACCGGCTCTCGCCGAAGTCGCTGCTCCAGCAGACCCTCGTGTCGAGCGGCACGATGACCAACCGCATCGACCGGCTCGTGCTGCGCGGACTCGTCACACGCCAGACCGATCCGCGCGACGGCCGTGGCATCCTCGTCGAGATGAGCGCCGCCGGCCTCACGCGTGTCGACGCCGCCATCACGCGACTCGTCGATGCCGAGGCCGAGCTGCTCGCGAGCCTCCCCGCCGCCGAACAGAAGCGCCTCGCGGGGCTTCTGCGCAAACTCAGCCTCGGCTTCGACTGA
- the glmU gene encoding bifunctional UDP-N-acetylglucosamine diphosphorylase/glucosamine-1-phosphate N-acetyltransferase GlmU, with the protein MTDGNLAIIVLAAGQGTRMKSATPKVLHQLAGAPIVAHVLATARALDAARVAVVVRHERDLVAAAVSAELPDAVIVDQDEVPGTGRAVELAVDALDGFDGEVLVLNGDVPLLNADTLTRFLEQHRSAGVAASVLSAHFADPNGYGRIVRGAEGGFDRIVEQKDATDLEHAIDEINAGVYAFGAAALRDQLANLTTENAQGEKYLTDIIGLLRAAGSEVEALPVSEPWLVAGINDRAQLAETAARLNALIVRGWQLNGVTIEDPATTWIDLAVRLEPDVTIRPGTQVKGTTTIASGAVVGPDTTLVDCEIGEGAEVTRTDATLAVIGADASVGPFAYLRPGTILDASGKIGTFVETKNSRIGEGSKVPHLSYIGDTEIGVGANVGAGSITANYDGVHKHRTVIGSHVRTGSHGVFVAPVTIGDGAYTGAGTVVRKDVPAGSLAINVAPQRNIEGWVEQHRPGTAAADAATAARQAEATEVD; encoded by the coding sequence ATGACCGATGGGAATCTCGCGATCATCGTCCTCGCCGCAGGCCAGGGCACCCGCATGAAGTCCGCGACGCCGAAGGTGCTGCATCAGCTCGCCGGCGCGCCGATCGTCGCGCACGTGCTCGCGACCGCGCGAGCGCTCGACGCCGCGCGGGTCGCGGTCGTGGTCAGGCACGAGCGTGACCTCGTCGCCGCCGCGGTCTCGGCCGAGCTGCCCGACGCCGTCATCGTCGATCAGGACGAGGTGCCGGGCACCGGTCGCGCGGTCGAGCTCGCGGTCGATGCACTCGACGGGTTCGACGGCGAGGTGCTGGTGCTGAACGGCGACGTGCCGCTGCTCAACGCCGACACCCTGACCCGGTTCCTCGAACAGCACCGCTCCGCGGGCGTGGCGGCCTCCGTGCTCTCAGCGCATTTCGCCGATCCCAACGGCTACGGGCGGATCGTCCGTGGCGCCGAGGGGGGCTTCGACCGCATCGTCGAGCAGAAGGACGCGACCGATCTCGAACACGCGATCGACGAGATCAACGCCGGCGTGTACGCGTTCGGCGCCGCGGCGCTCCGCGACCAGCTCGCCAACCTCACGACCGAGAACGCGCAGGGCGAGAAGTACCTGACTGACATCATCGGCCTGCTGCGCGCGGCGGGGTCCGAGGTCGAGGCGCTGCCGGTCTCCGAGCCGTGGCTCGTCGCGGGCATCAATGACCGGGCGCAGCTCGCCGAGACCGCGGCCCGGCTGAACGCGCTCATCGTGCGCGGCTGGCAGCTGAACGGCGTGACGATCGAAGACCCGGCGACGACCTGGATCGACCTCGCGGTCCGTCTCGAACCCGATGTCACGATCCGCCCCGGCACGCAGGTGAAGGGCACGACCACCATCGCCTCCGGCGCGGTCGTCGGCCCCGACACCACCCTGGTCGACTGCGAGATCGGCGAGGGCGCCGAGGTCACACGGACCGACGCGACGCTCGCGGTCATCGGGGCGGATGCCTCGGTCGGTCCGTTCGCGTACCTTCGCCCCGGCACGATCCTCGATGCCTCGGGCAAGATCGGCACGTTCGTCGAGACCAAGAACTCGCGGATCGGCGAGGGCAGCAAGGTGCCGCACCTCTCGTACATCGGCGACACCGAGATCGGCGTGGGCGCGAACGTCGGCGCCGGATCGATCACGGCCAACTACGACGGCGTGCACAAGCACCGCACGGTGATCGGCTCGCATGTGCGCACCGGGTCGCACGGGGTCTTCGTCGCGCCCGTTACGATTGGAGACGGCGCCTACACGGGGGCCGGCACGGTCGTCCGTAAAGACGTGCCCGCCGGCTCGCTCGCGATCAACGTGGCGCCGCAGCGCAATATCGAGGGTTGGGTCGAGCAACACCGACCGGGCACCGCGGCCGCAGATGCGGCGACGGCGGCACGGCAGGCCGAGGCGACCGAGGTCGACTGA
- the rsmA gene encoding 16S rRNA (adenine(1518)-N(6)/adenine(1519)-N(6))-dimethyltransferase RsmA — translation MTAHQHEADHTPAQPRLLGPAEIRDLAEVLGVSPTKKLGQNFVHDANTVRRIVQTAGVERGDTVLEVGPGLGSLTLGLLEAGADVIAVEIDGRLAEQLPHTVRLMQPGTSLTVIHEDALRVTELPGAPSRLVANLPYNVSVPVLLHLLEHLDSLTSGIVMVQAEVGYRLAAEPGSKVYGAPSVKAAWYGDWRTAGQVSRLVFWPVPNVDSVLVGFKRREPPGTEAERRRTFELVDAAFQQRRKMLRQALSGVLGGSAAAASEVLERAGIDPQVRGEQLRVGEFLEITRALAEQPGPPAPGPLA, via the coding sequence GTGACGGCGCATCAGCACGAGGCCGATCACACGCCGGCGCAGCCCAGGCTGCTCGGGCCGGCTGAGATCCGCGACCTCGCGGAGGTGCTCGGCGTCAGCCCCACGAAAAAGCTCGGCCAGAACTTCGTCCATGACGCGAACACGGTGCGGCGCATCGTGCAGACCGCGGGCGTCGAACGCGGCGACACCGTGCTCGAGGTCGGTCCCGGGCTGGGGTCCTTGACGCTGGGCCTGCTCGAGGCCGGTGCCGACGTGATCGCCGTCGAGATCGACGGCCGGCTCGCCGAGCAGCTGCCGCACACCGTGCGTCTCATGCAACCAGGCACCTCCCTCACCGTGATCCACGAGGATGCGCTGCGGGTCACCGAACTGCCCGGCGCGCCGTCGCGGCTGGTCGCGAACCTGCCGTACAACGTCTCGGTACCGGTGCTGCTCCACCTGCTCGAACATCTCGACTCGCTCACCTCCGGCATCGTCATGGTGCAGGCCGAGGTCGGCTATCGGCTGGCGGCCGAGCCCGGGTCGAAGGTCTACGGGGCGCCGAGCGTGAAGGCGGCCTGGTACGGCGACTGGCGCACGGCCGGTCAGGTCTCGCGCCTCGTGTTCTGGCCGGTGCCGAACGTCGATTCGGTGCTCGTCGGCTTCAAACGCCGCGAGCCACCCGGCACCGAGGCCGAGCGGCGACGCACGTTCGAGCTCGTGGACGCGGCGTTCCAGCAGCGCCGCAAGATGCTGCGGCAGGCGCTCTCGGGTGTGCTCGGCGGCTCCGCCGCCGCTGCGAGCGAGGTCCTTGAGCGTGCCGGCATCGACCCGCAGGTGCGCGGCGAGCAGCTGCGGGTCGGCGAGTTCCTGGAGATCACCAGAGCGCTCGCCGAGCAGCCGGGTCCGCCCGCCCCGGGTCCGCTAGCGTGA
- a CDS encoding methionine ABC transporter permease has protein sequence MERLFELSPQFWEAAGETLYMVLLTMLFGGLGGLLLGVGLYVSRAGSLMPNRAAYNVLNVLINFFRPIPFIIFIAAIQPVTRAVIGIGIGTNAAIFALSLAASFAIGRIVEQNLLTVRPGVIEAARSMGAGPWRILRTVAIPEALGPLILGYTFIIIAVIDMTAMAGFIGGGGLGYFAQLYGYRQFEPIVTWAAVLLIVVFVQIVQYLGNWLARKVLRR, from the coding sequence ATGGAGCGACTCTTCGAGCTCTCACCCCAGTTCTGGGAGGCCGCGGGCGAGACCCTGTACATGGTCTTGCTCACCATGCTGTTCGGTGGCCTGGGCGGCCTGCTGCTCGGCGTCGGGCTCTACGTCTCCCGGGCCGGCAGCCTGATGCCGAACCGGGCCGCGTACAACGTGCTGAACGTGCTGATCAACTTCTTCCGCCCGATCCCGTTCATCATCTTCATCGCCGCCATCCAGCCGGTCACCCGCGCGGTCATCGGCATCGGCATCGGCACGAACGCGGCGATCTTCGCGCTGTCGCTCGCGGCGTCGTTCGCGATCGGCCGGATCGTCGAGCAGAACCTGCTCACCGTGCGGCCCGGGGTGATCGAGGCCGCCAGGTCGATGGGCGCCGGGCCCTGGCGGATCCTGCGGACCGTCGCCATCCCCGAGGCGCTCGGGCCGCTCATCCTGGGCTACACGTTCATCATCATCGCGGTCATCGACATGACCGCGATGGCCGGGTTCATCGGGGGTGGCGGGCTCGGCTACTTCGCCCAGCTCTACGGATACCGCCAGTTCGAGCCGATCGTGACGTGGGCCGCGGTGCTGCTCATCGTCGTGTTCGTGCAGATCGTGCAGTACCTCGGCAACTGGCTCGCCCGCAAGGTGCTCCGCCGCTAG
- a CDS encoding 4-(cytidine 5'-diphospho)-2-C-methyl-D-erythritol kinase, translating to MTFLPSEEAVHVRAPGKINLFLHVGDAGADGYHDVATAFQAVSLYEDVFAQPDDRISVSFTGTMDTSLLPTDGSNLAVKAAKLFARTTGVTAGIRLEIEKHVPIAGGMGGGSADAAATLLACDALWGTDLPKDAMLRIAAKLGADVPFALMGGTAIGTGRGDRLSPALGTGRFHWVLAVADFGLSTPAVYRELDVLRAERRRGAPVSTPSVDAAVLQALRAGDPARLAEALDNDLQAAAIRLAPGLADLIDLGEQAGALAGIVSGSGPTVAFLTEDSDSAIALQISLSAARLTALHVHGPVHGARVMLP from the coding sequence ATGACGTTCCTGCCGTCCGAGGAAGCGGTGCACGTCCGCGCGCCCGGCAAGATCAACCTCTTCCTCCACGTCGGCGATGCGGGAGCCGACGGCTATCACGATGTCGCGACCGCCTTCCAGGCCGTCTCGCTCTATGAGGACGTGTTCGCCCAACCCGACGACCGCATCTCGGTCTCGTTCACCGGAACCATGGACACGTCGCTGCTGCCGACCGACGGCTCGAACCTCGCGGTGAAAGCGGCCAAGCTGTTCGCCCGCACGACCGGGGTCACGGCGGGCATCCGGCTGGAGATCGAGAAGCATGTGCCGATCGCGGGCGGCATGGGCGGCGGTTCGGCCGACGCCGCGGCGACCCTGCTCGCGTGCGACGCGCTCTGGGGCACCGACCTGCCGAAAGACGCGATGCTCCGCATCGCGGCGAAACTCGGCGCCGACGTGCCGTTCGCGCTCATGGGTGGCACGGCGATCGGTACCGGCCGAGGCGACCGGTTGAGCCCCGCGCTGGGCACCGGACGATTCCATTGGGTGCTTGCGGTGGCGGACTTCGGCCTGTCCACGCCCGCGGTCTACCGTGAGCTCGACGTGCTGCGCGCCGAGCGCCGTCGCGGGGCTCCCGTGTCCACGCCATCGGTCGACGCGGCTGTGCTCCAGGCGCTGCGCGCGGGCGACCCTGCCCGCCTCGCCGAAGCGCTCGACAACGACCTGCAGGCGGCCGCGATCCGGCTCGCCCCCGGGCTCGCCGACCTCATCGATCTCGGCGAGCAGGCCGGCGCGCTCGCCGGGATCGTCTCGGGCTCCGGCCCGACGGTCGCCTTCCTCACCGAGGACTCCGACTCGGCCATCGCGCTGCAGATCTCGCTCTCGGCAGCACGCCTCACGGCCCTGCACGTGCACGGCCCCGTGCACGGCGCCCGCGTCATGCTGCCCTGA
- a CDS encoding methionine ABC transporter ATP-binding protein yields MALVSLANVTKSYPAADRSAPPVVAVDDVTLDIEQGDVYGIIGYSGAGKSTLVRLVNALEPATSGSIVVDGRELTSLGERELRGIRLGIGMIFQQFNLFDQKTVRGNIAYPLKIAGWSRADIDARVTELLAFVGLSDKAKAYPEQLSGGQKQRVGIARALATRPSILLADEATSALDPETTHEVLTLLRRVNEEQGVTMIVITHEMDVIQTIATKVAVMDGGRVIERGDVFDVFSKPRHPASQRFVSTVVKGIPSPAELAVLRERHAGRIVTVSFRDGDASQARVFLDLAEAGVEFELVYGGINDIRGRAFGHLTLALRGAEPSIDSALAKIRTHAEVAEPADVTGPEAR; encoded by the coding sequence ATGGCTCTCGTGAGCCTCGCGAACGTCACCAAGTCGTACCCGGCGGCCGATCGATCGGCACCGCCGGTCGTCGCCGTCGATGACGTCACGCTCGACATCGAGCAGGGCGATGTGTACGGCATCATCGGCTACTCGGGCGCCGGCAAGTCCACGCTCGTGCGGCTCGTGAACGCCCTCGAGCCCGCGACGAGCGGCTCGATCGTCGTCGACGGGCGTGAGCTCACCTCCCTCGGCGAGCGCGAGCTCCGCGGCATCCGACTCGGCATCGGCATGATCTTCCAGCAGTTCAACCTGTTCGATCAGAAGACCGTCCGCGGCAACATCGCCTATCCGCTGAAGATCGCAGGCTGGTCGCGTGCCGACATCGACGCGCGCGTGACCGAGCTGCTCGCGTTCGTGGGGCTCTCCGACAAGGCCAAGGCGTACCCCGAGCAGCTGTCAGGCGGCCAGAAGCAGCGCGTCGGCATCGCGCGTGCGCTCGCGACCCGGCCGAGCATCCTGCTCGCCGACGAGGCGACGAGCGCGCTCGACCCAGAGACCACGCACGAGGTGCTCACCCTCCTCCGCCGCGTGAACGAGGAACAGGGCGTGACCATGATCGTGATCACGCATGAGATGGATGTCATCCAGACGATCGCCACGAAGGTCGCCGTCATGGACGGTGGCCGCGTCATCGAGCGCGGCGACGTGTTCGACGTCTTCTCCAAACCGAGGCATCCGGCCTCGCAGCGCTTCGTCTCGACCGTCGTGAAGGGCATCCCCTCGCCGGCCGAGCTCGCGGTGCTCCGCGAGCGCCACGCCGGGCGCATCGTCACCGTCTCGTTCCGCGACGGCGACGCCTCGCAGGCGCGTGTCTTCCTCGACCTGGCCGAGGCCGGCGTCGAGTTCGAACTCGTCTACGGCGGCATCAACGACATCCGCGGTCGCGCGTTCGGGCACCTCACGCTCGCGCTCCGCGGGGCGGAGCCTTCCATCGACAGCGCGCTCGCCAAGATCCGCACGCACGCCGAAGTGGCCGAGCCTGCCGACGTGACCGGACCGGAGGCGCGCTGA
- a CDS encoding ABC-F family ATP-binding cassette domain-containing protein, producing the protein MAHLLGAEALHLEYPTRVVFDSISLGVNEGDRIGIVGRNGDGKSSLLAMLAGRRSPDSGRVTVRGGVRIGVLDQADTLDDAETVGHAVVGDEPEHEWAGDARTRDVIAGLLRDLPWDAQLGTLSGGQRRRVALARLLRGDHDVLALDEPTNHLDVEAITWLAEHLKRRWPANAGGLLVVTHDRWFLDEICTATWEVHDRTVEPFEGGYAAYILQRVERDRQSAAIEARRQNLARKELAWLRRGAPARTSKPKFRIDAANALIADVPEIRDRVALQSLAVSRLGKDVVDLLDASVSYDGREVLHPVEWRIAPGERTGILGVNGAGKSTLLGLVDGSVAPTSGRVKRGKTVQVATLTQRMDELEEHLDDPVRVVIGRLRTSYTFGSGSKAQELSPGQLLERLGFASAQLSTPVKDLSGGQRRRLQLLLILLDQPNVLILDEPTNDLDTDMLAAMEDLLDSWPGTLLVVSHDRYFIERVTDQQFAILGGRLRHLPGGVDEYLRLRNLEEQGGSRASGGAGASPTDASGGTDASGPVLSGAELRAAQKELAALERRLGKLQEQIDAAKTALADHDQSDYVGLGAEMERIGALEAEMSELELRWYELGEQVE; encoded by the coding sequence ATGGCGCATCTTCTCGGGGCCGAGGCCCTGCACCTCGAGTACCCCACGCGGGTCGTCTTCGACTCCATCTCGCTCGGCGTCAACGAGGGCGACCGCATCGGCATCGTCGGCCGCAACGGCGACGGCAAGTCGAGCCTGCTCGCGATGCTCGCCGGCCGCCGCTCCCCCGACTCGGGCCGGGTCACGGTGCGCGGCGGCGTCCGCATCGGCGTGCTCGACCAGGCCGACACCCTCGACGACGCCGAGACCGTGGGCCACGCCGTCGTCGGCGACGAGCCCGAACACGAGTGGGCCGGCGATGCGCGCACGCGAGACGTCATCGCCGGTCTGCTGCGCGACCTGCCATGGGACGCGCAGCTCGGCACCCTCTCGGGCGGCCAGCGGCGCCGCGTCGCGCTCGCCCGGCTGCTGCGCGGCGACCACGACGTGCTCGCCCTCGACGAACCGACGAACCACCTCGACGTCGAGGCCATCACGTGGCTCGCCGAGCACCTGAAGCGGCGCTGGCCCGCGAACGCCGGTGGCCTCCTGGTCGTGACGCACGACCGCTGGTTCCTCGACGAGATCTGCACGGCCACGTGGGAGGTGCACGACCGGACGGTCGAGCCGTTCGAAGGCGGCTACGCCGCCTACATCCTGCAGCGCGTGGAACGCGACCGGCAGTCCGCCGCCATCGAGGCGCGGCGGCAGAATCTCGCGCGCAAGGAGCTCGCGTGGCTCCGGCGCGGGGCGCCCGCGCGCACATCCAAGCCGAAGTTCCGCATCGATGCCGCGAACGCGCTCATCGCCGACGTCCCCGAGATCCGCGATCGCGTCGCACTGCAGTCCCTCGCGGTGTCGCGGCTCGGCAAGGACGTCGTGGATCTGCTCGATGCATCCGTCTCGTATGACGGGCGCGAGGTGCTGCACCCGGTCGAGTGGCGCATCGCGCCCGGCGAGCGCACCGGAATCCTCGGGGTGAACGGTGCGGGCAAGTCGACCCTGCTCGGCCTCGTCGACGGCTCGGTCGCGCCGACCTCAGGCCGGGTCAAGCGAGGCAAGACCGTGCAGGTCGCGACGCTCACGCAGCGCATGGACGAGCTCGAGGAGCACCTCGACGACCCGGTGCGGGTCGTGATCGGGCGCCTCCGCACGAGCTACACGTTCGGCTCGGGCTCGAAGGCGCAGGAGCTGTCGCCCGGGCAGCTGCTCGAACGCCTCGGCTTCGCGAGCGCACAGCTCTCGACGCCGGTCAAGGACCTTTCAGGCGGGCAGCGTCGCCGCCTGCAGCTGCTGCTCATCCTGCTCGACCAGCCGAACGTGCTGATCCTCGACGAGCCGACGAACGACCTCGACACCGACATGCTGGCCGCGATGGAGGATCTGCTCGACTCGTGGCCCGGCACACTGCTGGTCGTGTCCCACGACCGGTACTTCATCGAGCGGGTCACCGATCAGCAGTTCGCGATCCTCGGCGGCCGCCTGCGGCACCTGCCCGGCGGCGTCGACGAATACCTGCGGCTGCGCAATCTCGAGGAGCAGGGCGGGTCGCGCGCCTCAGGCGGTGCGGGTGCGTCGCCGACGGATGCCTCGGGCGGCACGGATGCCTCGGGCCCGGTGCTCAGCGGCGCCGAACTGCGCGCCGCGCAGAAGGAGCTCGCCGCACTCGAACGTCGCCTCGGCAAGCTGCAGGAGCAGATCGACGCCGCGAAGACCGCGCTCGCCGACCACGACCAGTCCGACTACGTCGGCCTCGGCGCCGAGATGGAGCGCATCGGCGCCCTCGAGGCCGAGATGTCCGAGCTCGAGCTGCGCTGGTACGAGCTCGGCGAGCAGGTCGAATAG
- a CDS encoding MetQ/NlpA family ABC transporter substrate-binding protein: protein MTRASRTASALAAFAAVPLLVAGLAGCATNGGTAAEGGDDVVRIGVVGKSDPQWAAFEEAASAEGIEIELIDFADYAQPNPALSEGELDLNQFQHIVYLADYNVNAGEDLTPIGSTQIYPLGLYSTQYDSVEDIPEGATVAIPDDPANLARSLLVLQSAGLIELEGEGSIFSTIADVDVANSKVQVTPLEASLTPTSLPDVAAAIINNDFVEDAGLTFEDAIAQDDPADPNALPYVNIFAARAEDKTNETYLKLVEIFQTNAEVQAGLDEASGGTGVSVEIPVAELEASLADVQADTEAQG from the coding sequence ATGACCCGCGCCTCACGCACCGCATCAGCACTCGCCGCCTTCGCGGCGGTCCCGCTCCTCGTCGCCGGCCTGGCCGGCTGCGCCACCAACGGCGGCACCGCTGCCGAGGGCGGCGACGACGTCGTGCGCATCGGCGTCGTCGGCAAGTCCGACCCGCAGTGGGCCGCGTTCGAGGAGGCCGCGTCGGCCGAGGGCATCGAGATCGAGCTCATCGACTTCGCCGACTACGCGCAGCCGAACCCGGCGCTGAGCGAGGGCGAGCTCGACCTGAACCAGTTCCAGCACATCGTGTACCTCGCCGACTACAACGTGAACGCCGGTGAGGACCTCACGCCGATCGGCTCGACCCAGATCTACCCGCTCGGGCTCTACTCGACGCAGTACGACTCGGTCGAGGACATCCCCGAGGGCGCGACGGTCGCGATCCCCGACGACCCCGCGAACCTCGCGCGCTCGCTGCTCGTCCTGCAGTCGGCCGGGCTCATCGAGCTCGAGGGCGAGGGCTCGATCTTCTCGACCATCGCCGACGTCGACGTGGCGAACTCGAAGGTCCAGGTCACGCCGCTCGAAGCATCGCTCACCCCGACGTCGCTGCCCGACGTCGCTGCCGCGATCATCAACAACGACTTCGTCGAGGACGCGGGCCTCACGTTCGAGGACGCGATCGCGCAGGACGACCCGGCCGACCCGAACGCGCTGCCGTACGTGAACATCTTCGCGGCGCGTGCCGAGGACAAGACCAACGAGACCTACCTCAAGCTCGTCGAGATCTTCCAGACCAACGCCGAGGTGCAGGCCGGCCTCGACGAGGCGTCGGGTGGCACCGGCGTGTCCGTCGAGATCCCGGTCGCGGAGCTCGAGGCGTCGCTCGCCGACGTGCAGGCCGACACCGAGGCGCAGGGCTGA